The Pseudomonas viciae genomic interval GCGAGCAGTGCTGTAACCGCGGTCTCGACCCGCAGGATCCGATCGCCCAGTTGCACCGGCTGCAGGCCTGCCTTGGCCAGCAGGTCGATCTCGTAGGGAATCCAGCCACCCTCCGGGCCGATCGCCAAGGTGACTGGCTCCGCCAGTGCTCGGGGACAGGGCGGGTAGTTGCCGGGATGACCCACCAGGCCCAAGGTGCCATCGACGATGGCGGGGAGGCGGTCTTCGACGAAGGGTTTGAAGCGCTTCTCAATGACGATTTCCGGTAACACACTGTCCCTGGCCTGTTCCAGGCCCAGAATCAGTTGCTCGCGAATGGCTTCGGGTTCCAGGAAGGGGGTCTGCCAGAAGCTCTTTTCCACGCGGTAGCTATTGACCAGCACCACGCGGGGCACGCCCATGGTGGCGATGGTCTGGAACACCCGGCGAAGCATTTTCGGGCGAGGCAGCGCCAGCACCAGTGTGAGCGGCAGTTTGGCCGGCGGTGGCTGGTCGAGGGTCACTTGCAGTTCGGCTTCGCGGGCTTCCAGGCGCAGCACCTGGGCCGTGCCCATCAAGCCGCCAATGCGTCCGACCCGCAGGCTGTCGCCGACAGCGCTGCGATGGACTTCCTGCATGTGGGTCAATCGACGATCGCTCAGCACGACCCGGTCAGGCCCAATGAAGTCGGCCTCTTCGAGCAGCAGCAGGTTCACGCTTGGGTCGCTGGCGGCTGGTCGTTGTGATCGTCGGCCGCTGGCTCTTGCGGGTCTTCGCTGCGCTTGCGGATCAGGCCACCGAACAGGATGCCAATCTCGAACAGCAGCCACATCGGCACGGCCAGCAGGGTCTGGGAAAAGATGTCCGGCGGGGTCAGGATCATGCCGACCACGAAGCAGCCGATGATCACGTACGGACGGATTTTCTTCAGGTACGCAACGTTGACCACGCCGATCCACACTAGCAGTACCACCGCTACGGGAATTTCGAACGCCACGCCGAAGGCGAAGAACAGCGTCATGACGAAATCCAGGTAGCTGGTGATGTCGGTCATCATCTCCACGCCCGCAGGGGTGGCGGCGGCGAAGAACTTGAAGATCAGCGGAAACACGAAGAAATAGGCGAAGGCCATGCCGGTATAGAACAAAAGGATGCTGGACACCAGCAGTGGCACGGCGATGCGTTTTTCATGTTTGTACAGGCCGGGTGCGATGAACCCCCAGATCTGGTGCAGGATCACCGGGATCGCCAGGAACAGCGAGACCATCATCGTCAGCTTCAGCGGCGTCAGGAACGGCGACGACACATCGGTGGCGATCATCGTCGCGCCGACCGGCAAATACTCACGCAGAGGCGTGGAGACGAAGGTGTAGATCTGCTGGGTGAAGGCAAACAGCCCGGCGAAGATGACGAAAACCGCCGCGACACAACGCAGCAGGCGGGTGCGCAACTCGGTGAGGTGCGATACCAGCGGCATTGGCTGGTCGTTCTCTGGGATATTGCTCATGGGGCTCGCGGCGGCAATGTAGGGTCGTTAGGAACGGCTGGCGTTGCCACCGTCGGGGCTGGCTCCAGCGGTTTCGCGGGCTCGGTTGTCGCGGGTTCGGCCACCACCGGTGCCGTGGTATTCACCGGCGCCTGGGGAGCAATCGTCGGCTGCGCCGCAGGCTGGACCGGGGTCGGTTCCTCCTGGGCCGGCGTGAAGATTTTCCGCGCTTCCTGCTCCAGGGACAGGATGTGTTCGTTGTGAAGCTGCCGACGGATGTCGTCGGCACCGATTTCACGTTCAACTTCCTGTTTGATCGCATTGAAGCTGCGCTTCAGACGCCCGATCCATAGACCAGCAGTGCGCGCAGCACCCGGCAGGCGCTCGGGGCCCAGCACCAGCAAGGCGACGAGGCCGACGAGCAGCAGTTCAGTGAAGCTGATCCCAAACATTAGTCAGTGCTCACGAGTCTTTGCGGACGGGCTCTTCGACTTTTTGTGCCTGCACGTCGATGGTGTGCGGCGCATTTACAGGCTGGGCGGCCTGAGGGGGGACCGGTTGGGTCGGCTGCGCCGATTGAGCAGGAGCGGCTGTCGGATCGGTCGGTTTTTCGTCATCGTTCATGGCTTTGCGAAAGCCCTTGATCGACTCACCGACGTCGGTGCCGAGGTTTTTCAGTTTCTTGGTGCCGAACACCAGGACCACGACAACCAGAATGACGACCCAGTGTTTCCAGTCAAAAATACCCATGTGGCTATTCCTCTTGTAAGTTGATCAGGCGGACGGACGCGAGGCTTTCTCGACGTGTCCGGATAGACCGAAACGACGGTCCAGTTCATCCAGTACGGCCTGCGGGTGCTGCCCCAGTTGGGCGAGCATGACCAGGCTGTGGAACCACAGGTCGGCGGTCTCGTAGATCACGTCGCTGCAATCGCCGCTTATGGCGGCGTCCTTGGCGGCGATGATGGTCTCCACGGACTCTTCGCCGACTTTCTCCAGAATCTTGTTCAAACCCTTATGGTACAGGCTGGCGACATAGGAACTGTCGGCCGCGGCGCCCTTGCGCTCTTCCAGCACCTGGGCCAGGCGGATAAGGGTGTCACTCATGGGTATGTCCTGAATAAATGGCATGCGGGTCCTTGAGCACCGGGTCGACGGTTTTCCAGTCGCCGTTCTCGAAGACGCGATAAAAGCAGCTTTGACGGCCAGTGTGGCAGGCAATTTCACCGACTTGTTCGACCATCAGGATGATGACGTCGCCGTCGCAATCCAGGCGCATCTCGTGCAGATGCTGCACATGCCCGGACTCTTCACCTTTGCGCCACAGCTTGCCACGGGAACGTGACCAATAGATGGCGCGGTTCTCGGCGGCGGTCAGGGACAGCGCTTCGCGGTTCATCCAGGCCATCATCAGCACGCGCCCGGTCTTGTGATCCTGGGCGATGGCCGGCACCAGGCCGTCAGCGTCCCATTTGATCTCGTCCTGCCAGTTTTTCATCTTCGACTCCGACAATGGGCCGCGCACTTCAAGTCGGCGGGCCCAGCGTTGAAACAGTGTGCCAGCGCGAACCGGTGCTGGCTATCGGCGAACGACCAGATACAAACCGACGATTATCATGATACCGGCCGGCCAGTGCCCCAGTTGGCTCAACGGTCCACCAGTCGCCAATACCGCCCCGCCCCCCAGGTGAGCCGCACCCAGCAGGCGCAGGAGCCAGTCGTCCCGGCGCTTATGCCAGGGTGGCGCAGGATCGTGGGCATGCGGCTGGGACATGCGTTCGAGCAGGTCGCGGGTCATGTTGGCCAGGTGCGGGATCTGCTCGAACTGGCTCTGCACGTTGCCCAGTAAGGTGCGCGGGCTGACGCGCTCACGCATCCAGCGTTCGAGGAACGGCTGGGCGGTGTTCCACAGGTCCAGGTCCGGGTACAGCTGGCGCCCGAGGCCCTCGATGTTCAGCAGGGTTTTCTGCAGCAGCACCAGCTGTGGCTGAACCTCCATGTTGAAGCGCCGTGCGGTCTGGAATAGGCGCATCAGCACTTGGCCGAAGGAAATATCCTTTAACGGTTTTTCGAAAATCGGTTCGCATACGGTGCGGATCGCCGCTTCGAATTCGTTGAGCTTGGTCTCGGCCGGCACCCAGCCGGAGTCGATGTGCAGTTGTGCGACACGCCGGTAGTCGCGCTTGAAAAAGGCGAACAGGTTGCGCGCCAGGTAATCCTGGTCTTCGGGGGTCAGGCTGCCGACGATGCCGCAGTCAATCGCAATGTATTGCGGGCTCCACGGCTGCACGGTGCTGACGAAGATGTTGCCGGGGTGCATGTCGGCGTGAAAGAAGCTGTCGCGAAACACCTGGGTGAAAAAGATTTCCACGCCGCGCTCGGCCAGCAGTTTCATGTCGGTGCGCTGGTCGGCCAGGGTCGCCAGGTCGGTGACCTGGATGCCGTAGATGCGCTCCATCACCAACACTTTCGGGCGGCACCAGTCCCAGTAGACTTGCGGCACATAGAGCAGCGGGGAGCCTTCGAAGTTGCGGCGCAACTGGCTGGCGTTGGCGGCTTCGCGCAGCAGGTCGAGCTCGTCGTAGATGGTCTTTTCGTAATCCTGGACCACGTCCACCGGATGCAGCAACCGTGCGTCGGCCGACAGCCGCTCGGCGGCGCGGGCGAGGATGAACAGCCACGCCAGGTCCTGGGCGATGATCGGCTTGAGGCCCGGGCGGATGACCTTGACTACCACTTCTTCGCCGCTCTTGAGCTGCGCCGCGTGAACCTGGGCCACGGAGGCCGAGGCCAGGGGCTCGACGTCGAAACGGCTGAAGACCTCGCTGATCTTCTTGCCCAGTTGCTCTTCGATCAACGCCACCGATACCTTGGAATCGAACGGTGGCACGCGGTCTTGCAACTTCATCAGCTCATCGGCGATGTCTTCAGGCAACAGATCGCGCCGGGTCGAGAGGATCTGTCCGAACTTGATGAAGATCGGGCCCAGGTCCTGCAGGGCCAGGCGCAGGCGCGCGCCGCGGCTCAGCTCCAGCGTTCGGCGGGGAAACCAGCGCCACGGCAGCACGAAGCGCAGTGCCAGGAGAAACCAGGGCAGCGGCAGGGCGAACAGCAGGTCATCGAGGCGGTAGCGAATCACGACGCGCTGGATGCGCAACAAACGGCGGACGGCAAGCAGCTTCATGCGTTATCGCTTGGTTTCAAGGGTTCGGGAAAGGCGCTCGAAACGCGCCTCGAGACGTTCCAGGTCAAGTTTGATCTGGTCCAGTTCATTAAAACGGGCTTGCGCTTCGCGTTGACCTACGAGAGTACGCGATTCTTCGGCCAGGTATTCACTCAGATTCTGCCCCAGGCTGGCGAAGCCCTGGCGATACCAGCGGCTGCGGCTGCGCAGATGACCGCTTAGCAATTGTGTGGCCACCGGACCGATCCAGCGGGACACTTCGTATTCCCAATCCAGCTCCAGGTCCTGGAGAATCGCCGCCAGTTCCAGCAGCACGCCGCTGTCGCCGTCGAGCTCCACGTCGGGGCTGTGCAGCACCGCGGTCTTGTCCTTGCTCAGGGCCAGGCTCAGCAGGCTCGACGCCGGGGCGCGCAAGGTGCAGTCCGCTTCGGCTGCCCAATGCGCGGCGAGCAACAGGCCTTCGTCGCTGGGCAGGATGAACAACTGCAACGCCGGACTACGGCAGTCGAGGGCAATCACTTTGCCGCTCAAGTGCGCCAGGCGCGCTAGCGCCGTGCTGTCCAGGCGCAGCACGCGGTTGATACCGAGTTCGACGCTGGCGAGCAGGCCGGTGAGCAGCATCAGGGTTTGATACCGCGGTGCAGGGCCACGATGCCTGCGGTCATGTTGTGGTAGGTCACGCGGTCGAAACCGGCCTCGACCATCATCGATTTCAGGGTTTCCTGATTCGGGTGCATGCGGATCGATTCGGCCAGGTAACGATAGCTTTCCGAGTCGTTGGTGATCAGCTTGCCCATCAGCGGCATGAACGCGAATGAGTAGGCGTCGTAGGCCTTGGACATCAGCGCGTTGGTCGGTTTGGAGAATTCCAGCACCAACAGGCGGCCACCGGGCTTGAGCACCCGCAACATCGAACGCAGGGCGTCTTCCTTGTGGGTGACGTTGCGCAGGCCGAAAGCGATGGTCACGCAGTCGAAATGGTTGTCGGGGAACGGCAGTTTTTCAGCGTCCGCCTGGACGAACTCGACATTGCCGGCCACACCCAGGTCCAGCAGGCGGTCGCGACCGACCTTGAGCATGGACTCGTTGATGTCGGCGAGCACCACCTGGCCGGTCGGCCCGACGATGTGGGAAAACTTCTTCGTCAGGTCGCCCGTACCGCCGGCGATATCCAGCACACGATTGCCGCTGCGCACGCCCGACAGTTCAATCGCGAAACGCTTCCACAGACGGTGCATGCCGCCCGAGAGCAGGTCGTTCATCAAGTCATACTTGGCGGCTACCGAGTGGAAAACCTCAGCGACTTTTTCCGCCTTCTGGCTTTCCGGCACGTTCTTGAAGCCGAAGTGAGTGGTGGGTTCGGCATCGCTGCCTTTGCGCTGATCAGTCATATCGCGGTCACCAAAAAAGAATGCGGGACATTCTAATCCCGGTGGAGGGCTTTGTCTTGGCAAGGCTGCAGGTAAGATGAGCCATCGCCGGGACGTTTTGACGCAGCCTTGGTCTGAAACGTACAGGCAAGTCTCGATAAAACAGGAGTCATCAGATGGCCCGTATAACGGTTGAGCGTGCCCATGAGTTGGGCAAGGAAGCGGCACGTGAGAAAGCCGACAAGTTGGCGCAGAAGCTGTCCGACAGCTATGGCCTGGAGCCGCAGTGGGTGGGCGATACCTTGAAACTCAAGCGTTCCGGGGTCAAGGGCGAAGTGCATGTGGGCGAGGATTCGATCCGCGTCGATGTAGAGCTGGGCATGTTGATGTCGGCCATGAGCGGCACGATCAAGGCGGAAATCGAAAAGGCGTTGGATAAGGCGTTGGCCTGATTGGATGGAAGAGTGGGTGGATACAACGCTTAATTTCACCACCTACTCTGTGGGAGCGGGCTTGCTCGCTCCCACAGAGAAGTCATCGCCAATAGGATGTCTGTCAGTTGTTAGGGTGCCCTTTCTAAATATTCTCACTACTTTGTGCCTGAGCCCGTCCGTGTGCGGGCAGTTCCTCAAACCTGTTTTCGAGTGAGGTGCACCATGGCCAAAGTTATTCTGAAGAAAAAAACCGACGTTGAATCTTCCACGCTCAGCGACGTGAAAACGTACGCGCGCAAGATCTGGCTGGCGGGCCTGGG includes:
- a CDS encoding twin-arginine translocase TatA/TatE family subunit, with amino-acid sequence MGIFDWKHWVVILVVVVLVFGTKKLKNLGTDVGESIKGFRKAMNDDEKPTDPTAAPAQSAQPTQPVPPQAAQPVNAPHTIDVQAQKVEEPVRKDS
- the ubiE gene encoding bifunctional demethylmenaquinone methyltransferase/2-methoxy-6-polyprenyl-1,4-benzoquinol methylase UbiE, with protein sequence MTDQRKGSDAEPTTHFGFKNVPESQKAEKVAEVFHSVAAKYDLMNDLLSGGMHRLWKRFAIELSGVRSGNRVLDIAGGTGDLTKKFSHIVGPTGQVVLADINESMLKVGRDRLLDLGVAGNVEFVQADAEKLPFPDNHFDCVTIAFGLRNVTHKEDALRSMLRVLKPGGRLLVLEFSKPTNALMSKAYDAYSFAFMPLMGKLITNDSESYRYLAESIRMHPNQETLKSMMVEAGFDRVTYHNMTAGIVALHRGIKP
- the tatC gene encoding twin-arginine translocase subunit TatC, whose protein sequence is MSNIPENDQPMPLVSHLTELRTRLLRCVAAVFVIFAGLFAFTQQIYTFVSTPLREYLPVGATMIATDVSSPFLTPLKLTMMVSLFLAIPVILHQIWGFIAPGLYKHEKRIAVPLLVSSILLFYTGMAFAYFFVFPLIFKFFAAATPAGVEMMTDITSYLDFVMTLFFAFGVAFEIPVAVVLLVWIGVVNVAYLKKIRPYVIIGCFVVGMILTPPDIFSQTLLAVPMWLLFEIGILFGGLIRKRSEDPQEPAADDHNDQPPATQA
- a CDS encoding 16S rRNA (uracil(1498)-N(3))-methyltransferase, encoding MNLLLLEEADFIGPDRVVLSDRRLTHMQEVHRSAVGDSLRVGRIGGLMGTAQVLRLEAREAELQVTLDQPPPAKLPLTLVLALPRPKMLRRVFQTIATMGVPRVVLVNSYRVEKSFWQTPFLEPEAIREQLILGLEQARDSVLPEIVIEKRFKPFVEDRLPAIVDGTLGLVGHPGNYPPCPRALAEPVTLAIGPEGGWIPYEIDLLAKAGLQPVQLGDRILRVETAVTALLARLF
- the hisI gene encoding phosphoribosyl-AMP cyclohydrolase, which codes for MKNWQDEIKWDADGLVPAIAQDHKTGRVLMMAWMNREALSLTAAENRAIYWSRSRGKLWRKGEESGHVQHLHEMRLDCDGDVIILMVEQVGEIACHTGRQSCFYRVFENGDWKTVDPVLKDPHAIYSGHTHE
- a CDS encoding phosphoribosyl-ATP diphosphatase; amino-acid sequence: MSDTLIRLAQVLEERKGAAADSSYVASLYHKGLNKILEKVGEESVETIIAAKDAAISGDCSDVIYETADLWFHSLVMLAQLGQHPQAVLDELDRRFGLSGHVEKASRPSA
- the ubiB gene encoding ubiquinone biosynthesis regulatory protein kinase UbiB; this encodes MKLLAVRRLLRIQRVVIRYRLDDLLFALPLPWFLLALRFVLPWRWFPRRTLELSRGARLRLALQDLGPIFIKFGQILSTRRDLLPEDIADELMKLQDRVPPFDSKVSVALIEEQLGKKISEVFSRFDVEPLASASVAQVHAAQLKSGEEVVVKVIRPGLKPIIAQDLAWLFILARAAERLSADARLLHPVDVVQDYEKTIYDELDLLREAANASQLRRNFEGSPLLYVPQVYWDWCRPKVLVMERIYGIQVTDLATLADQRTDMKLLAERGVEIFFTQVFRDSFFHADMHPGNIFVSTVQPWSPQYIAIDCGIVGSLTPEDQDYLARNLFAFFKRDYRRVAQLHIDSGWVPAETKLNEFEAAIRTVCEPIFEKPLKDISFGQVLMRLFQTARRFNMEVQPQLVLLQKTLLNIEGLGRQLYPDLDLWNTAQPFLERWMRERVSPRTLLGNVQSQFEQIPHLANMTRDLLERMSQPHAHDPAPPWHKRRDDWLLRLLGAAHLGGGAVLATGGPLSQLGHWPAGIMIIVGLYLVVRR
- a CDS encoding polyhydroxyalkanoic acid system family protein, with the protein product MARITVERAHELGKEAAREKADKLAQKLSDSYGLEPQWVGDTLKLKRSGVKGEVHVGEDSIRVDVELGMLMSAMSGTIKAEIEKALDKALA
- the tatB gene encoding Sec-independent protein translocase protein TatB: MFGISFTELLLVGLVALLVLGPERLPGAARTAGLWIGRLKRSFNAIKQEVEREIGADDIRRQLHNEHILSLEQEARKIFTPAQEEPTPVQPAAQPTIAPQAPVNTTAPVVAEPATTEPAKPLEPAPTVATPAVPNDPTLPPRAP